The Oncorhynchus keta strain PuntledgeMale-10-30-2019 chromosome 17, Oket_V2, whole genome shotgun sequence genome has a window encoding:
- the mov10l1 gene encoding RNA helicase Mov10l1 has product MVTAVQCVIAKLLAPLWRKVEEAEVDGLYGAAMEEVRNLRCGVVTLLCQDYGMIDDDVYFTTGEVLGGVPLRVGDAVNGLAVRDSAQGGWKALRVEKNADAWEEGGGGASLEADSNQLRPLIGTVTSCDRDGGFINQTTFFPREALCDGFEPMKGDWVQAQYFISPTQWSSQARSVSPLRYRRMDQVRVSSVFGSSGVVEDSVFFSLDNLLLPAGYRPSPGDMVSLVVVESSQSFYCWRALCMATSQHGMNTVNNRSVPEAEINSLLEDKGGLVVGDKTHFGVLLLGESRELVVWIQNRGSETHRLKCCEFAGWDSEEQFNLGTVTDPPGQREGVVQFPALTQILYRGIQGLSSKHTPMVGPALYPQSGSAGPTVLLNGDGKEMSEIDGDVVGETGEAHQDTVHKPAIRTDERDVEIAPGEKVSVKVGCRAKNLGRCAELLLLHFPSFTIGRRLEVTVGSKEESLLQPFAPYCPAAPLPLPQAAQVVTVMAAHPPQRLIKRHLPNFLGNYPVPQALRDCMEADRDVLVAQPCLGETLSAANMRLRFSSLLWLEELQAESELREFSISGALLRRGAIYLHLEVLGLAEGRPSLFIGDRVALKKPISGGVVMEYIGYVTEIIDEDVSLRVNTEFQHGYLGEPLDVEFTFNRLSMRRCHLALDQNKHFEENVFFPKAVMLQAPLWTGEWGPEEVKEGTLTTDGVKLSSVSVDMVSKATQTKPDSRLPSKPIPNPGQFFNQQLNPSQREAVKRILAGECRPTPYILFGPPGTGKTITLIESILQVYHRLPSSRVLVCTPSNSAADLVCIRLHESGYLNSASLARVNASGRQEEAIPEVLRQYSQAGEDIRHASFHRIVVSTCSSAGMFYQIGLRVGHFTHVFLDEVGQATEPEALIPLGLLSERDGQIVLAGDPRQLGPIVKSKLAQAFGLGVSLLERLMANTLYSRENGGYNPVLVTKLVYNYRSHEALLALPSRLFYNGELCVRAQRLIVDSLCHWSRLPTKGFPLIFHGVRGTEMREGNNPSWFNPGEAVQVMLYCCQLAKKLYNPVAASDIGIIAPYRKQSEKIRVLLHRVGLSDIKVGSVEEFQGQEFLVIILSTVRANELVQGNDLQSILGFLSNPKRFNVAITRPKALLIVVGNPHILVKDPCFTALLQYCFENGAYLGCDPPTCLRAAHRAASEKEE; this is encoded by the exons ATGGTAACAGCAGTGCAGTGTGTGATAGCCAAGTTGCTGGCCCCACTATGGAGAAAGGTAGAGGAGGCTGAAGTGGATGGGTTATATGGCGCAG CGATGGAGGAGGTCCGCAACCTGCGCTGCGGCGTGGTGACCCTGCTGTGTCAGGACTACGGCATGATCGACGATGATGTCTACTTCACCACTGGAGAGGTGCTTGGTGGCGTGCCGCTCAGAGTCGGGGATGCAGTCAACGGCCTTGCAGTACGAGATAGTGCCCAAGGAGGGTGGAAAGCACTGAGG GTGGAGAAGAACGCTGATGCctgggaggaaggagggggaggagcctCCCTGGAGGCAGACAGCAACCAGCTCCGTCCTCTGATTGGTACTGTGACGTCATGTGACCGGGACGGTGGCTTTATCAATCAGACCACTTTTTTTCCACGAGAAGCTCTTTGTGATG GTTTTGAACCCATGAAAGGGGACTGGGTCCAGGCCCAGTACTTTATTAGTCCCACCCAGTGGAGCAGCCAGGCCCGGTCTGTGTCCCCCTTACGCTACCGCCGCATGGACCAG GTgcgtgtgtccagtgtgtttggcAGCAGCGGTGTTGTGGAGGACAGTGTGTTCTTCAGCCTGGACAACCTTCTACTCCCGGCCGGGTACCGTCCCTCCCCTGGGGACATGGTCAgcctggtggtggtggagagcaGCCAGTCCTTCTACTGCTGGAGGGCTCTGTGCATGGCTACCAGCCAACACGG TATGAATACTGTCAATAACAGGTCCGTCCCAGAGGCGGAGATCAATAGTCTCCTGGAGGACAAGGGGGGCCTGGTGGTTGGCGACAAGACACACTTTGGGGTTCTGCTGCTGGGAGAGAGCCGGGAGCTGGTTGTCTGGATACA GAACCGAGGATCTGAGACCCATAGACTGAAGTGCTGTGAGTTTGCTGGCTGGGACTCAGAGGAGCAGTTCAACCTAGGGACTGTGACAGACCCAccgggacagagagagggtgttgtACAGTTTCCTGCTCTAACACAGATCCTCTATCGGGGTATTCAGGGCCTATCCAGCAAGCACACTCCCATGGTGGGTCCCGCTCTCTACCCGCAGTCCGGGTCTGCTGGGCCTACTGTACTGCTCAATGGTGATGGGAAGGAGATGAGTGAGATAGATGGAGATGTGGTTGGAGAAACTGGTGAGGCACATCAGGACACTGTTCACAAGCCTGCCATACGGACAGATGAGCGAGACGTGGAGATCGCACCAGGGGAGAAGGTATCTGTGAAAGTGGGCTGCCGAGCCAA GAACTTGGGGCGTTGTGCGGAGCTGCTGCTCCTGCACTTCCCCTCTTTCACCATTGGGAGGCGTCTGGAGGTCACAGTAGGCAGTAAAGAGGAGAGTCTTCTCCAGCCCTTTGCTCCCTACTGCCCAGCAGCCCCACTGCCCCTTCCTCAGGCTGCCCAGGTGGTCACTGTGATGGCTGCACATCCACCTCAACG GCTGATTAAGCGCCACCTGCCTAACTTCCTGGGTAACTACCCGGTGCCCCAGGCTCTACGGGACTGTATGGAGGCCGACCGTGACGTTTTGGTGGCCCAGCCATGTCTTGGAGAG ACTCTGTCGGCGGCCAACATGCGTCTCCGTTTCTCCTCCCTGCTGTGGCTGGAGGAGCTACAAGCTGAGAGCGAGCTCAGGGAGTTCAGCATCAGTGGAGCCCTCCTCAGGAGAGGCGCCATCTATCTGCACCTAGAAGTGCTTGGCCTGGCTGAGGGCAGGCCCAGTCTCTTCATAG GTGACAGAGTGGCACTGAAGAAGCCAATCAGTGGAGGCGTGGTGATGGAGTACATCGGTTATGTCACAGAG ATCATTGATGAGGACGTGAGTCTGAGGGTGAACACTGAGTTTCAGCATGGCTACCTGGGAGAGCCTCTAGATGTTGAGTTCACCTTCAACAG GTTGTCCATGAGGCGATGCCACTTAGCACTGGACCAGAACAAGCACTTTGAAGAGAATG tgtTCTTCCCTAAAGCTGTGATGCTTCAGGCCCCTCTATGGACGGGAGAGTGGGGTCCAGAGGAAGTGAAAGAGGGCACCCTCACAACCGATGGGGTGAAGCTGTCAAGCGTCTCCGTTGACATGGTCTCAAAGGCCACACAAACCAAACCAG ATTCCAGGCTGCCATCTAAACCCATCCCTAACCCAGGCCAGTTTTTCAACCAGCAGCTGAACCCGTCTCAGAGGGAGGCAGTGAAGCGGATCCTGGCAGGGGAGTGTCGGCCCACTCCGTACATCCTATTTGGACCCCCAGGGACAGGAAAGACTATCACGCTCATAGAGTCCATACTACAG GTGTATCACCGCCTGCCCAGTAGTCGTGTGCTGGTGTGCACTCCCTCCAACAGTGCTGCAGACCTCGTCTGTATCCGTCTCCATGAAAGTGGGTACCTGAACTCTGCCAGCCTGGCCCGCGTCAACGCCTCCGGTCGACAGGAAGAG GCCATCCCGGAGGTTCTAAGGCAGTACTCTCAGGCTGGGGAGGACATCCGACACGCCTCCTTTCACAGGATTGTGGTCAGCACCTGTTCCAGCGCCGGCATGTTCTACCAGATTGGACTGCG TGTGGGTCATTTCACCCATGTGTTTCTGGATGAGGTTGGCCAAGCCACGGAGCCAGAGGCACTGATCCCTCTGGGGCTTCTgtcagagagagacggacag ATAGTTCTGGCCGGAGACCCCCGGCAGCTGGGTCCAATTGTGAAGTCCAAGCTTGCGCAGGCGTTCGGCCTGGGGGTGTCCCTGCTGGAGAGACTGATGGCCAACACTCTGTACTCCAGAGAGAATGGCGGATACAACCCAGTGCTG GTTACCAAGCTAGTGTACAACTACCGTTCCCACGAGGCCCTCCTTGCCCTGCCCTCTAGACTGTTCTACAACGGGGAGCTGTGTGTCAGGGCCCAGAGGCTCATAGTGGACTCCCTCTGTCACTGGAGCCGTCTGCCAACCAAGGGATTCCCCCTCATCTTCCACGGAGTCAGG GGCACAGAGATGAGGGAGGGCAACAACCCGTCATGGTTCAACCCTGGAGAGGCGGTACAGGTGATGCTGTACTGCTGCCAGCTGGCCAAGAAGCTCTACAATCCTGTAGCTGCTAGTGACATTGGCATCATCGCCCCCTACAGGAAACAG tcggaGAAGATCCGTGTGCTGCTCCACCGGGTGGGCCTGTCTGACATCAAGGTGGGCTCTGTGGAGGAGTTCCAGGGACAGGAGTTTCTGGTTATCATCTTGTCCACG GTGAGGGCAAATGAGTTGGTGCAGGGCAACGACCTGCAAAGCATACTGGGATTCCTGTCCAACCCTAAGCGCTTTAACGTAGCCATCACGCGGCCCAAAGCCCTGCTCATCGTCGTGGGCAACCCGCACATCCTCGTCAAGGACCCATGCTTCACCGCTTTACTCCAGTATTGTTTTGAGAACGGGGCCTACCTGGGCTGTGACCCCCCAACCTGTCTCAGGGCAGCACACCG AGCTGCCAGtgagaaagaggagtga